A portion of the Rhinopithecus roxellana isolate Shanxi Qingling chromosome 19, ASM756505v1, whole genome shotgun sequence genome contains these proteins:
- the CSF3 gene encoding granulocyte colony-stimulating factor isoform X1 — protein MAVPAAQSPVKLMALQLLLWHSALWTVQEATPLDPASSLPQSFLLKCLEQVRKIQGDGAALQEKLCATYKLCHPEELVLLRHSLGIPWAPLSSCPSQALQLTGCLSQLHSGLFLYQGLLQALEGISPELGPTLDTLQLDIADFATTIWQQMEDLGMAPALQPTQGAMPAFTSAFQRRAGGVLVASHLQRFLELAYRVLRHLAQS, from the exons ATGGCTGTACCTGCCGCCCAGAGCCCCGTGAAGCTGATGG ccctgcagcTGCTGCTGTGGCACAGCGCACTCTGGACAGTACAGGAAGCCACCCCCCTAGACCCTGCCAGCTCCCTGCCCCAGAGCTTCCTGCTCAAGTGCTTAGAGCAAGTAAGGAAGATCCAGGGCGATGGTGCCGCGCTGCAGGAGAAGCTG TGTGCCACCTACAAGCTGTGCCACCCCGAGGAGCTGGTGCTGCTTAGACACTCTCTGGGCATCCCCTGGGCTCCCCTAAGCAGCTGCCCCAGCCAGGCCCTGCAGCTG acagGCTGCTTGAGCCAACTCCATAGTGGCCTATTCCTCTACCAGGGGCTCCTGCAGGCCCTGGAAGGGATCTCCCCTGAGTTGGGCCCCACCTTGGATACACTGCAGCTGGATATTGCCGACTTTGCCACCACCATCTGGCAGCAG ATGGAAGACCTGGGAATGGCCCCTGCCCTGCAGCCCACCCAGGGTGCCATGCCAGCcttcacctctgccttccagcgCCGGGCGGGAGGCGTCCTGGTTGCCTCCCATCTGCAGCGCTTCCTGGAGCTAGCGTACCGCGTTCTacgccaccttgcccagtcctGA
- the CSF3 gene encoding granulocyte colony-stimulating factor isoform X2: MAVPAAQSPVKLMALQLLLWHSALWTVQEATPLDPASSLPQSFLLKCLEQVRKIQGDGAALQEKLTGCLSQLHSGLFLYQGLLQALEGISPELGPTLDTLQLDIADFATTIWQQMEDLGMAPALQPTQGAMPAFTSAFQRRAGGVLVASHLQRFLELAYRVLRHLAQS, from the exons ATGGCTGTACCTGCCGCCCAGAGCCCCGTGAAGCTGATGG ccctgcagcTGCTGCTGTGGCACAGCGCACTCTGGACAGTACAGGAAGCCACCCCCCTAGACCCTGCCAGCTCCCTGCCCCAGAGCTTCCTGCTCAAGTGCTTAGAGCAAGTAAGGAAGATCCAGGGCGATGGTGCCGCGCTGCAGGAGAAGCTG acagGCTGCTTGAGCCAACTCCATAGTGGCCTATTCCTCTACCAGGGGCTCCTGCAGGCCCTGGAAGGGATCTCCCCTGAGTTGGGCCCCACCTTGGATACACTGCAGCTGGATATTGCCGACTTTGCCACCACCATCTGGCAGCAG ATGGAAGACCTGGGAATGGCCCCTGCCCTGCAGCCCACCCAGGGTGCCATGCCAGCcttcacctctgccttccagcgCCGGGCGGGAGGCGTCCTGGTTGCCTCCCATCTGCAGCGCTTCCTGGAGCTAGCGTACCGCGTTCTacgccaccttgcccagtcctGA
- the CSF3 gene encoding granulocyte colony-stimulating factor isoform X3, which produces MSPEPALSPALQLLLWHSALWTVQEATPLDPASSLPQSFLLKCLEQVRKIQGDGAALQEKLTGCLSQLHSGLFLYQGLLQALEGISPELGPTLDTLQLDIADFATTIWQQMEDLGMAPALQPTQGAMPAFTSAFQRRAGGVLVASHLQRFLELAYRVLRHLAQS; this is translated from the exons ATGTCTCCTGAGCCCGCTctgtccccagccctgcagcTGCTGCTGTGGCACAGCGCACTCTGGACAGTACAGGAAGCCACCCCCCTAGACCCTGCCAGCTCCCTGCCCCAGAGCTTCCTGCTCAAGTGCTTAGAGCAAGTAAGGAAGATCCAGGGCGATGGTGCCGCGCTGCAGGAGAAGCTG acagGCTGCTTGAGCCAACTCCATAGTGGCCTATTCCTCTACCAGGGGCTCCTGCAGGCCCTGGAAGGGATCTCCCCTGAGTTGGGCCCCACCTTGGATACACTGCAGCTGGATATTGCCGACTTTGCCACCACCATCTGGCAGCAG ATGGAAGACCTGGGAATGGCCCCTGCCCTGCAGCCCACCCAGGGTGCCATGCCAGCcttcacctctgccttccagcgCCGGGCGGGAGGCGTCCTGGTTGCCTCCCATCTGCAGCGCTTCCTGGAGCTAGCGTACCGCGTTCTacgccaccttgcccagtcctGA